One window of Nymphaea colorata isolate Beijing-Zhang1983 chromosome 1, ASM883128v2, whole genome shotgun sequence genomic DNA carries:
- the LOC116262318 gene encoding cystathionine beta-lyase, chloroplastic isoform X1 encodes MASLYNSSLSANHSALRSGWNYSGRVKAFRRSSKLPLFGWRNLESQKLSRGRDIAMEAVVDGATECLDDSLRPRIGLEEKEPSVSTILTNFSCSFDPYDALSTPLYQTATFKQPSAVENGPYDYTRSGNPTRDTLESLLAKLEKADRAFCFTSGMAALAAVTHLVEAGQEIVTGSDMYGGSDRLLSRVIPKRGIMVRRIDTKDLDEVASAIGPKTKIVWLESPTNPRQQISDIRKISELAHAHGALVLVDNSIMSPVLSRPLELGADIVMHSATKFIAGHSDLMAGVLAVKGESLAKEIYFLQNAEGSGLAPFDCWLCLRGIKTMALRVEKQQENAHKIAEFLSSHPRVQRVFYAGLPDHPGRSLHYSQSKGAGSVLSFTTGSLALSKHIVESTNYFSITVSFGSVKSLISLPCFMSHASIPTSVRESRGLSEDLIRISVGIEDVDDLIADLDSAIRSGPL; translated from the exons ATGGCCTCCCTCTACAACTCTTCTCTTTCTGCTAATCACTCCGCCTTAAGAAGT GGTTGGAACTACTCTGGACGAGTCAAAGCTTTCAGGCGGAGCTCCAAGCTGCCGCTCTTTGGGTGGCGGAATCTCGAGAGTCAGAAACTGAGTAGAGGACGTGACATCGCCATGGAAGCGGTGGTCGATGGTGCCACAGAGTGCCTGGATGATTCGTTGAGGCCTCGAATTG GTTTGGAGGAGAAGGAGCCAAGTGTCTCGACGATCCTGACGAACTTCTCGTGTTCGTTTGATCCATATGATGCGCTTAGCACTCCTTTGTACCAGACCGCTACTTTTAAGCAA CCATCTGCAGTAGAGAATGGACCTTATGATTATACCAGAAGCGGTAACCCAACTCGAGACACACTGGAATC GCTTTTGGCAAAGCTCGAGAAAGCTGATCGTGCATTTTGTTTCACAAGTGGGATGGCTGCTTTGGCTGCTGTCACACATCTTGTTGAAGCTG GTCAGGAGATTGTAACTGGATCTGATATGTATGGTGGCTCTGATAGGTTGCTTTCAAGAGTTATTCCTAAAAGAGGAATAATGGTTAG ACGGATTGACACAAAGGATCTGGATGAGGTTGCTTCTGCAATTGGCCCAAAGACTAAGATTGTATGGCTGGAAAGCCCAACAAATCCACGTCAACAAATTTCTGATATAAGG aaaatatcgGAGCTGGCTCATGCTCATGGTGCTTTGGTGCTGGTGGATAATAGCATTATGTCACCAGTTCTTTCCCGGCCATTAGAACTTGGGGCAG ATATTGTCATGCACTCTGCTACAAAATTTATAGCTGGACATAGTGACTTAATGGCTGGAGTTCTTGCTGTAAAAGGTGAAAG TTTGGCAAAAGAGATTTACTTCTTACAAAATGCAGAGGGCTCTGGCTTAGCTCCATTTGATTGTTGGCTATGCTTGAGAGGCATCAAAACAATGGCCTTACGAGTTGAAAAACAGCAG GAAAATGCGCATAAGATTGCCgaatttctttcttctcatcctAGGGTGCAAAGAGTTTTCTATGCAGGTCTTCCTGATCACCCTGGGCGTTCATTGCACTATTCCCAG TCAAAAGGTGCTGGTTCTGTCCTGAGCTTTACAACAGGATCGTTGGCTCTTTCCAAGCACATTGTTGAATCCACAAATTACTTCAGTATTACTGTCAGCTTTG GTAGTGTTAAGTCTCTTATCAGCTTGCCTTGTTTTATGTCACATGCAAGCATACCAACTTCAGTACGGGAGTCTCGGGGATTAAGTGAGGATCTGATCCGCATATCAGTGGGCATTGAAGATGTAGATGACTTAATTGCTGATTTGGACAGTGCTATCAGATCTGGACCTTTATAA
- the LOC116262318 gene encoding cystathionine beta-lyase, chloroplastic isoform X2: MEAVVDGATECLDDSLRPRIGLEEKEPSVSTILTNFSCSFDPYDALSTPLYQTATFKQPSAVENGPYDYTRSGNPTRDTLESLLAKLEKADRAFCFTSGMAALAAVTHLVEAGQEIVTGSDMYGGSDRLLSRVIPKRGIMVRRIDTKDLDEVASAIGPKTKIVWLESPTNPRQQISDIRKISELAHAHGALVLVDNSIMSPVLSRPLELGADIVMHSATKFIAGHSDLMAGVLAVKGESLAKEIYFLQNAEGSGLAPFDCWLCLRGIKTMALRVEKQQENAHKIAEFLSSHPRVQRVFYAGLPDHPGRSLHYSQSKGAGSVLSFTTGSLALSKHIVESTNYFSITVSFGSVKSLISLPCFMSHASIPTSVRESRGLSEDLIRISVGIEDVDDLIADLDSAIRSGPL, from the exons ATGGAAGCGGTGGTCGATGGTGCCACAGAGTGCCTGGATGATTCGTTGAGGCCTCGAATTG GTTTGGAGGAGAAGGAGCCAAGTGTCTCGACGATCCTGACGAACTTCTCGTGTTCGTTTGATCCATATGATGCGCTTAGCACTCCTTTGTACCAGACCGCTACTTTTAAGCAA CCATCTGCAGTAGAGAATGGACCTTATGATTATACCAGAAGCGGTAACCCAACTCGAGACACACTGGAATC GCTTTTGGCAAAGCTCGAGAAAGCTGATCGTGCATTTTGTTTCACAAGTGGGATGGCTGCTTTGGCTGCTGTCACACATCTTGTTGAAGCTG GTCAGGAGATTGTAACTGGATCTGATATGTATGGTGGCTCTGATAGGTTGCTTTCAAGAGTTATTCCTAAAAGAGGAATAATGGTTAG ACGGATTGACACAAAGGATCTGGATGAGGTTGCTTCTGCAATTGGCCCAAAGACTAAGATTGTATGGCTGGAAAGCCCAACAAATCCACGTCAACAAATTTCTGATATAAGG aaaatatcgGAGCTGGCTCATGCTCATGGTGCTTTGGTGCTGGTGGATAATAGCATTATGTCACCAGTTCTTTCCCGGCCATTAGAACTTGGGGCAG ATATTGTCATGCACTCTGCTACAAAATTTATAGCTGGACATAGTGACTTAATGGCTGGAGTTCTTGCTGTAAAAGGTGAAAG TTTGGCAAAAGAGATTTACTTCTTACAAAATGCAGAGGGCTCTGGCTTAGCTCCATTTGATTGTTGGCTATGCTTGAGAGGCATCAAAACAATGGCCTTACGAGTTGAAAAACAGCAG GAAAATGCGCATAAGATTGCCgaatttctttcttctcatcctAGGGTGCAAAGAGTTTTCTATGCAGGTCTTCCTGATCACCCTGGGCGTTCATTGCACTATTCCCAG TCAAAAGGTGCTGGTTCTGTCCTGAGCTTTACAACAGGATCGTTGGCTCTTTCCAAGCACATTGTTGAATCCACAAATTACTTCAGTATTACTGTCAGCTTTG GTAGTGTTAAGTCTCTTATCAGCTTGCCTTGTTTTATGTCACATGCAAGCATACCAACTTCAGTACGGGAGTCTCGGGGATTAAGTGAGGATCTGATCCGCATATCAGTGGGCATTGAAGATGTAGATGACTTAATTGCTGATTTGGACAGTGCTATCAGATCTGGACCTTTATAA
- the LOC116250754 gene encoding AAA-ATPase At4g25835-like, translated as MEILAQLWSFLGLLTVLQNVLPSQLLTLLQSWWESLQDLLNPYSYFEIPEFNGYYGVDVNELYRVVHLYLSTLDGAASRRLTLTRPKNSGHISFIVSPNHTVEDSFRGHRLWWTHHVETVQDSLEEKRSFCLKLAKAHRKTILSDYLAEMSARAEEFERVSRDRRLYTNGGNASCELAWASVPFRHPATFDTLALEPELKRSLIDDLTAFANSREFYKRIGRPWKRGYLLYGPPGTGKSSLIAAMANFLHYDVYDLELTKVADNSELRALLIQTTNKSIIVIEDIDCSLDLTERMAMNSKKPLGGGSGSRRSGRSSSLDSGAGDQDSRVTLSGLLNFTDGLWSCCGEERIVVFTTNHKDNIDAALVRCGRMDMHVMLPTCGTQAFRSLAFNYLGVTEHDLFQAVDRCMQAGGALTPAEVGEIMIKNKDDADAAIRAVLVALQMTILRGRRECHEADEEELVARMEKKMSSFFLDQATTGGGHSEVYEKLRSPADGVKEKVGGRWQRKVRCFVRMKMLMRSPSVNGI; from the coding sequence ATGGAGATTTTAGCTCAGCTGTGGTCGTTCCTGGGACTGCTCACAGTCCTACAGAACGTCCTCCCCTCACAGCTCCTCACTCTCCTCCAGTCATGGTGGGAGTCGCTGCAGGACCTCCTCAACCCTTACTCCTACTTTGAGATACCAGAGTTTAATGGCTACTACGGCGTCGACGTCAATGAGCTCTACCGGGTGGTGCACCTCTACCTCAGCACCCTCGACGGCGCCGCCTCCCGCCGGCTGACCCTCACCCGCCCCAAGAACTCAGGCCACATCTCCTTCATTGTCTCCCCCAATCACACCGTCGAGGACTCCTTCCGCGGCCACCGCCTCTGGTGGACTCACCACGTCGAGACCGTGCAGGACTCCCTGGAAGAGAAGCGCAGCTTCTGCCTCAAGCTCGCCAAGGCCCACCGCAAGACCATCCTCTCCGACTACCTCGCCGAGATGTCGGCCCGCGCCGAGGAGTTCGAGCGCGTCTCCCGCGACCGCCGCCTCTACACCAACGGGGGCAACGCCTCCTGCGAGCTCGCCTGGGCCTCCGTCCCCTTCCGCCACCCTGCCACCTTCGACACGCTCGCTCTGGAGCCCGAGCTCAAGCGCTCGTTGATCGATGACCTCACGGCCTTCGCAAACAGCAGGGAGTTTTACAAGAGGATAGGCCGGCCGTGGAAGCGGGGATACCTGCTTTACGGTCCGCCGGGCACCGGGAAATCGAGCTTGATTGCCGCAATGGCGAACTTTCTCCACTACGACGTCTATGACCTCGAGCTCACCAAGGTCGCCGACAACTCCGAACTCAGGGCGCTGCTCATCCAGACGACCAACAAGTCGATCATCGTCATCGAAGACATCGACTGCTCGCTCGACCTGACGGAAAGAATGGCGATGAACTCGAAGAAACCGTTGGGAGGGGGAAGTGGGAGCCGGAGGTCTGGTCGGTCGAGCTCGCTGGACTCAGGCGCCGGGGATCAGGACAGCCGGGTGACGCTCTCCGGGCTGCTCAACTTCACCGACGGCCTGTGGTCGTGCTGCGGCGAGGAGCGGATCGTGGTGTTCACGACGAACCACAAGGACAACATCGACGCCGCGCTGGTGCGGTGCGGCCGTATGGACATGCACGTCATGCTCCCGACCTGCGGCACCCAAGCGTTCAGGTCGCTGGCCTTCAACTACTTGGGAGTGACCGAGCACGACCTTTTTCAGGCGGTCGACCGCTGCATGCAGGCCGGCGGCGCGCTGACGCCGGCGGAGGTCGGGGAGATCATGATTAAGAATAAGGACGATGCGGACGCCGCCATCAGGGCGGTACTCGTGGCGCTGCAGATGACCATCCTTCGCGGCCGCCGGGAGTGCCATGAAGCCGACGAGGAGGAATTGGTGGCGaggatggaaaagaaaatgagcagCTTCTTCTTGGATCAGGCGACCACTGGAGGTGGCCACTCGGAAGTGTATGAGAAGCTGCGGAGTCCGGCGGACGGCGTGAAGGAGAAGGTCGGGGGAAGATGGCAGAGGAAGGTGAGGTGCTTTGTGAGGATGAAGATGCTGATGCGCTCGCCTTCTGTAAATGGCATCTAA